One segment of Pseudoalteromonas rubra DNA contains the following:
- a CDS encoding ArsR/SmtB family transcription factor, with protein sequence MHDPDITVIASLIGEPTRARMLLALMSGKALTATELALEADITAQTASSHLSKLVDRSLITVRKQGRHKYFQLKGQAVAGLIEQLLTLSSSTVLKTNSGPDDPYLRQARVCYDHIAGELGVQLYDALVAANYIEDKQAQTLLTPRGTAFFEQLGVCFSTFKEKKRPICKSCLDWSERRNHLAGSLGNWILNDALERGWLKRVPDSRVLIFSDEAHSKRFAKTYGLKLTDNTEK encoded by the coding sequence ATGCACGATCCCGACATCACAGTAATTGCCAGCTTGATTGGTGAACCTACCAGGGCACGTATGCTCCTTGCCTTAATGTCGGGTAAAGCCCTGACAGCAACAGAGTTAGCACTTGAAGCAGACATCACTGCGCAGACGGCAAGCAGCCATCTGTCAAAACTGGTTGACAGGTCACTCATTACAGTCAGAAAACAAGGCAGACACAAATACTTCCAACTTAAAGGTCAGGCTGTTGCGGGTTTGATTGAACAGCTACTCACACTCAGTAGCAGCACAGTACTGAAAACCAATAGTGGGCCAGACGACCCTTATCTTCGACAAGCACGCGTATGTTATGACCATATTGCGGGTGAACTGGGCGTTCAGCTCTATGATGCGCTGGTCGCGGCGAACTACATAGAAGATAAACAAGCACAGACTTTGCTGACACCCAGAGGCACTGCATTTTTTGAGCAGCTGGGCGTCTGTTTTAGCACCTTTAAAGAGAAAAAACGGCCGATCTGTAAATCATGTTTGGATTGGAGTGAGAGACGCAATCACCTGGCAGGTAGTCTGGGAAACTGGATCCTGAATGATGCACTTGAACGAGGCTGGCTGAAAAGAGTACCCGATTCACGAGTACTCATTTTCAGTGATGAAGCGCACAGTAAACGCTTTGCTAAAACCTATGGTTTAAAACTCACAGACAATACTGAGAAATAA
- a CDS encoding PH domain-containing protein has protein sequence MGLLSGLLGNASEVDSDELDKLLNDTLIDGESVEQAYKVIRDMFVFTNKRLILVDKQGVTGSKVEMLSIPYSKITKFSKESAGHFDLDAELKIWIGSEPEPLTKEFKAGDNINQVYKIISQYCL, from the coding sequence ATGGGACTATTAAGTGGATTATTGGGTAATGCCAGTGAAGTAGACAGCGATGAGCTAGACAAGCTATTAAATGATACCCTGATAGACGGGGAAAGCGTTGAGCAGGCTTATAAAGTCATTCGGGATATGTTTGTGTTTACTAACAAACGACTTATCCTGGTGGACAAGCAAGGTGTCACCGGCTCTAAAGTGGAAATGCTCAGCATTCCCTATAGCAAAATCACTAAGTTCAGTAAGGAGTCGGCTGGTCATTTTGATTTGGACGCTGAGCTGAAAATCTGGATAGGTTCTGAGCCTGAGCCACTAACCAAAGAATTCAAAGCAGGCGACAACATTAATCAGGTCTATAAAATTATTTCTCAGTATTGTCTGTGA
- a CDS encoding alternative ribosome-rescue factor A, whose protein sequence is MASKRSQSHDHQRGDIKDNALKALVTSPLFKSKVEKSKKGKGSYRRKDKHQGREPYLIAT, encoded by the coding sequence ATGGCAAGCAAACGCAGCCAGTCCCACGACCATCAGCGTGGCGACATTAAAGACAATGCCTTGAAAGCATTGGTAACCAGTCCATTGTTCAAAAGCAAAGTTGAGAAAAGTAAAAAAGGCAAAGGCAGCTATCGTCGAAAAGACAAGCATCAAGGCCGAGAGCCTTACCTTATTGCAACTTAG